CGAGGCGCTGGAGGAACGCCCGGTATCCTTCGATCCGGTAGACATGGAGCGAGCAGGCGCCTTTGTCAGCCTGGATACCGACGGCACGTTGCTGGTCGAGCGGGGCTTCGTCCGGCCGGAAGATGTGCCGGCGGAGCCCGAGGACGGCCACGATGCATCCGAAGGTGATGACGACGCGGTCGTCTGTCACAGCGCGGGTGACGACGGCGAAGGGGGCCTACGGGAAAGTGGTCCGGACGCCGAGCCCGAGGAGGAAGACGGACTGAAGCCGCTGTCCGATCGCCTGCTGACGGAACTGACGGCCTGGCGCACGCTGGCGTTGCGGGATGCGTTCGCCGCCAATCCGCATATCGCGCTGACCGAACTGCTGCACACGCTGGTGCGCGACCTGTACTGGCAGGTGTCGAGCGTGGACTGCCTGGAAGCCTATGTCCGGGAAATCCCGCTGCGGGTCCATTCCCCCGACATGCCCGGCAGCCTTCCAGCCCACGCGCTGCGCCAGCGCAACGAGGGCTGGAAGCACGATCTGCCGGAGGACGAGGATGCACTCTGGCAGTGGCTCGACCGGATGGACGACACCAGTCGCCTGGCTCTGCTGGCGCATTGCCTGTCCTTCGGGATCAACGCGCTGCATGAATCGTCCCATGGTCCGTCTCTGGCACGCAGCGTCAGGGAGCGGCTGGCTCGCGCCGACCGTCTCGCCACTGCGCTCACGCTCGACCTGGCCGAAGCGGGCTGGCAGGCGACAGTGGAGAACTATCTTGGCCGCGTCACCAAGGCGCGTATCCTCGAAGCCGTGCGTGAGGCGCGGGGCGACGAGGCCGCCGACCGCATCGCCCATCTGAAAAAGGCCGACATGGCACAGGCGGCCGAAAGGCTGCTTGAGGGCAGCGGTTGGCTGCCCGAGGCTCTGCGGACGGCGCATGCGCCGGAGCGAACTGAAAGGGAAGAAGGGGCGGCGCGCATGACCGACAGTCCTGATGCGGTCGCCGCCGAGTGAGATCTATTGTTGAGTATCATGGGCGGCTTCCGGTCTTCGGGAGCCGCCTTTTGTATTGGACGAGACTGTCTCCGGACGCACCCGCGCTAGCGGACGGTTGGAGTCAGTGACGGGTCACCGGGAGCAGGTGGCGATCCGTCTCGAGTTTGAGGGCTGCTGGCCATAAGGGTGTTTTGGTATAGAAATCCCGTCTGCTGAAGCCGGTGCCTGTTCGGTGCTCGTTGAGCAGTCCCGCCCAGCACAGCGGACGCAGGACGTGGACGTAAAGACTGGCGGTCAGCTTGAAATCCCGGCGACGGATATCCTCTTCCTCACCTCCGTAGAGAACCGAACATAGCCGCTCTTCGGTGACGGCAACCTGGGCCTCGATATTGATGACGTTAAGAAAAATATCCCAGTTGCCGAACAGTGGCTCATCGCTTCGGGTGTAAGGGCTGTGGTCAACGACAAAGAGGAGGTGGGTCGTCAACAGCATCCAGAGCCGGGCAGGCTCTGATTTGAGTTGTCTCGCCAGGTCGGTCAGCCGCAGGGTGCCCTTGAAATGCCGTGCGAGCTTCGCGCTGAGCAGAACCTCATGCAGGATCACTAGCGGCGGGAAATCGGGTTCATTGAGGACTTTGTTGACGGCGTAGAGGTCTTCGACCGTATAGGCTGGCCAGTCAAATGCCTCGGCGGCCCACGCGACAAAATAGCGCTTGAGCGCCTTGTTGGGCGTAAGGCCGATCGGGGCGTTCTCCTCAATATAGCCGATCGTCAGCAGCGCGGCCTTCAGGATGAGGGCATGCGACAGGGGGAGGTCGTTGTCGGGCAAACGAAACGGATTCATCGTATAAATAATGAACCAGGTCGGTGCGAGTTGCCAGTCTGGCTTTGCGACGCAGGGACGATCTCCGTCCCGCGTCTATCATGTAGAAGTCTCGACTAAATCTGACGGATGGTGTCTGCTGAAGCTCAACCAGGGCTGCGGCGGGGGCGGAGGGGCCCGGGCGACCGGACCTCGATATTCGCTTTTGTCCAATTGCGTTAGAAAGCGACACGTCGCGTTGCCGGTGACTTCCTTTGTGCTCTGGCCGCTGCGGCTTCCCTACGGCTCCCAACCGCATCCATACCATGCTGACCGATAACGGCACGCATTTTACCGATCCGGCCGGCAATGGATGGACACCCGAAGACATCAAGGCCATGCGGGCGGATGGTGTCCTGTTCCGGTGCCACTCTTTTGAACTGGCCTGTGCTGATCTCGATATCGAGCATCGACTGACAAAGCCGCGACATCCCTGGACGAATGGCCAGGTCGAGAGGATGAACCGCACGATCAAGGACGCCACCGTCAAGCGCTTCTACTACGAAACACATGACCAGTTGCGTCAACACCTCGCCGACTTCGTTACCGCCTACAATTTCGCCCGCAGGCTCAAGACCCTGCGCGGCCTCACTCCATATGAATTCATTTGTCAGCAGTGGGAAAAAGAACCATCACGGTTCATACATAATCCGCACCACCAAATCCCGGGACCAAACATTTGCGGGCGGCGTCACGTTGCCTTTGGCCAGCAGATACGCGCTCTCGTGTTCATACCGGAGAAACCGGGAAGAGGATGAATAGGACTTGCGAAAGACGATATGCCCGACCATGCGGAACCCGGCCGCCTTCCAGGCATCCGCGAAGAGGTCAATGCGGTTCCATCCATAGAACGAAACCGCGAACCCACCCCATTTCAAGACACGATGCATCTGGTTGAAGGCCGGCTGGAGCCAGCGCGCATTGTCGTCGTTGCGGACCTTCCGCCCGTCCCTGCCCTGATAGTTCACCAGGTAAGGCGGGTCGGTCAGGATGAAATCCACCGCATTGCGGGGTAGTGCGCGCATAAGCTGCACGCTGTCACCATTAAGGATGGTGTTGCGGAAATCGGTTACCGTGGTGGTGTCGGTCATTGTCTCTGCCCTTTGTTCCGCGAGGAACAGCCCCCGCTGTTCCTCTGCCTCGCGGCGAGCAGCGGGGTAGCAACGACAAGGGCGACCGATGGGGAGGGGTATCGCCAGATCTGCACGGAGCGTAGCGCAGGAAGATCGGGGACACCCCATCGGGCGGCGTCAGCGCGCTGACGCGAACCCTTGCCGGCGCGAGGGCGGAGCCATTAGCTTTTTCTCTTTTAAGGCTGTCATTCTGCCCACCCGACTCTGCGTCAGGGTCGAGACAGCATCATCCGGACGTAATCGATCTGCCCCGTCAGATCACCGGATGTCGAGAACACGCCGTCGAATGCCGCCGTGCCGACCGTAAAACCGTCGGCGCCCGCCGACACCACAGCCTGGATCCGTTCCTGCCGATCGATTGAACCTGCGACGATGACCCGCTTGCCCGTCACTGCGGCGCGGACCTTCCGCATCAGGCTGGGTACATCTCCCGCGAACCGATAGGCCAGCAGATCCAGTCCATGCACGCCGGGCCGGGAGGCAAGATCGACCGCACTGCGTACGATTTCGCCCTCGGTCCCTTCGAGACGACTAGGATGCCCGCTGATCCTGCCGGGGAAGGGGTAATAGCGGATCTTCGTGCCTTTCAGCAGTCGTAGCGCGTCATCGACATGAGTGCCACCGAGCAGATAATCGACACCCAGAGCGATACCGGCCTGCACCGAGCGAAGCTCGCTTTCGCGATCGAGGGAGACGACTTCCAGATAGGTCGTTGCTCCCGACTGCCTGATTTTATGGGTCAGGGTCTGAAGAGACGCAAACGGTAGGCCGATATCCTTGAACCCAATATGACGGACACCGGCAGCACGGACGATTTCAACCAGATCGACCGCATTCTCCACCGTCCGGTCGTGACGAGTCAGCATGAAGATGAAATCGGGGCGGGTCATACTGTGACTCCGGTAAGGCGAAGAGCGTAATCAAACGCGGTCTCCAGACTGGAGGGATCGGCGATACCGCGCCCCGCGATGTCAAAAGCAGTGCCGTGGTCGGGGCTCGTGCGCACAAACGGCAGGCCGAGCGTGATGTTCACCCCTTGTGCCAGACCCATATATTTCACCGGGATCAGCCCCTGGTCATGATATTGCGCGACCACGACATCGAAGCGACTTTCGCGTGCCTGCATGAACACGGTGTCGCCCGGCCACGGACCGGACGCATCGATGCCCTCGCTCCGAGCTTGTGCAATGGCGGGCGCGATGATGCGGGCTTCCTCATGACCGAACAGGCCACCTTCTCCGGCATGGGGATTGAGACCGGCAACTGCGACACGCGGCTGTTCGATGCCCTGAGCCCGCGCGCCAGCGTGGGCCAGACGGATCGCCGCCATCTGCGCGGGAAAATCGGCACGCTGGATTGCGTCTTGCAGCGAACAATGGATGGTCACCAGCACGACGCGGATATCCTCGTTCGCCAGCATCATGGCGACAGTCGCACCGTCGGCCTGTTCGGCGAGAATTTCCGTATGGCCGGGGTAGTGCAGCCCGGCGGCAGCGAGCGCTTCCTTGTGGATCGGTGCGGTGACGATGCCGCCTACTGTCCCGTTCTTCGCCAATTGGACCGCGAAAAGGATCGCCGCATAGGCGGCGCGGCCACTTTCGACGGTGATCTGACCCACGGGCGGCAGGGACGCACACTCCGACGACGCCAGGACGTGCAGCACGTCGTCGTCGAAGCGGGCTTCGGCCAATGTTGTGATCCGGCGCACGTGCGCCGCTGGATCGAGCCCGGCCAGCGCATGACGCATCACCAGAGGATCGCCGACGACGATCCAGCGCCGTTGCGCCGGTCGCCGTAGAAACATCCGGGCCACGATTTCCGGTCCGATCCCGGCGGGATCGCCCATCGTGACCGCCAACGGCTGGAGACTGAAGGAAGGTGTTTCGCTCATGATGGTGACAATAACGGAACAGGGTCCACAGAAAATCGATATAAACTGACCTCTTCTGGTGATAAAAACTGACCAATGAAGCGATCAGACATCCCGTCTCTGGACGATCTGCGTGCGTTCGAAGCGGTAACGCGCCTCGGTTCCGTGCGAGCGGCTGCCATCGAACTGGCTCTGACGCATGGAGCGATCAGCCGCCGGGTGTCCAAGCTGGCTGCTGACCTCAAACTGCAACTATTGGAACCCGACGGTCGTGGCGTACGGCCGACCCCGGATGGTGAACGCCTGGCGCTGGCCACGAGCGATGCACTGAAGGGAATATCGACAGCGCTCGCCGAGATCAGGTCGCCTCTGACCTCCCCGCCGATCGTGCTGTCCTGCGAACGATCGCTGGCGATGCGCTGGCTGATCCCGCGCCTGTCGGATTTTCAGGATCGTCACCCCGCCATCGACGTGCATCTCTCGACCGGCGGCGGTCCGCTGGATTTCGAGCGGGAACGCATCACCCTAGCAATCCGACGGCTCGACTTCCCGCTGGATCCGGACTGGACCATAACGACGCTCACAGCAGAGGCGGTCGGTCCGGTCATGCGACCTGATATGGCGGGGCGATTCGAGGACGGAGATTACCTGGCGCTCGGCTCGCGGACCCGCCCCGAGGCATGGCCGGAATGGCTGGCCACACGGCCCGACGTCCAAGCGCCACGCGACATCCGTCTCTACGACCATCATTTCCTGATGCTAGAGGCTGCCGCCAGCGGCTTGGGTGTCGCCCTCTCGCCCCGGATCATCGCGGCGGACGATGTCGCGAACGGACGGCTGATGGCCCCGGTGGGCTTCCAGGCGGACGGAACGGGTTACGGATTGATCAGACCCAGCAGAATGGAGGTGACGGACCACGTCGAGGCCCTAGAAAAATGGATCAAGAAACAGTAGAATTAATAAATAGTATATATAGTTTATGGAAACATATCCATAATATATAATTTTGAAAAACAAACCGATAAAAATTCAAATCTATTTCTATTACTTATTTGCGGAGCACTTTGCCCAGTCGAGCTTGGGAGTCTTCCTGTCAGGCAGTTCCCCGCGACGCAACTGCTCTAACCGTCGTTTCTGCTTAATACTCGCATGCCCCTGTTGCACTTCTGCGTCTCTCTGGCTGCCGTCGCAATAAAAAGCTGCTAATCCTTTTCCAAC
This genomic stretch from Gluconacetobacter diazotrophicus PA1 5 harbors:
- a CDS encoding 4-hydroxythreonine-4-phosphate dehydrogenase, producing MTRPDFIFMLTRHDRTVENAVDLVEIVRAAGVRHIGFKDIGLPFASLQTLTHKIRQSGATTYLEVVSLDRESELRSVQAGIALGVDYLLGGTHVDDALRLLKGTKIRYYPFPGRISGHPSRLEGTEGEIVRSAVDLASRPGVHGLDLLAYRFAGDVPSLMRKVRAAVTGKRVIVAGSIDRQERIQAVVSAGADGFTVGTAAFDGVFSTSGDLTGQIDYVRMMLSRP
- the pdxA gene encoding 4-hydroxythreonine-4-phosphate dehydrogenase PdxA, encoding MSETPSFSLQPLAVTMGDPAGIGPEIVARMFLRRPAQRRWIVVGDPLVMRHALAGLDPAAHVRRITTLAEARFDDDVLHVLASSECASLPPVGQITVESGRAAYAAILFAVQLAKNGTVGGIVTAPIHKEALAAAGLHYPGHTEILAEQADGATVAMMLANEDIRVVLVTIHCSLQDAIQRADFPAQMAAIRLAHAGARAQGIEQPRVAVAGLNPHAGEGGLFGHEEARIIAPAIAQARSEGIDASGPWPGDTVFMQARESRFDVVVAQYHDQGLIPVKYMGLAQGVNITLGLPFVRTSPDHGTAFDIAGRGIADPSSLETAFDYALRLTGVTV
- a CDS encoding LysR family transcriptional regulator — translated: MKRSDIPSLDDLRAFEAVTRLGSVRAAAIELALTHGAISRRVSKLAADLKLQLLEPDGRGVRPTPDGERLALATSDALKGISTALAEIRSPLTSPPIVLSCERSLAMRWLIPRLSDFQDRHPAIDVHLSTGGGPLDFERERITLAIRRLDFPLDPDWTITTLTAEAVGPVMRPDMAGRFEDGDYLALGSRTRPEAWPEWLATRPDVQAPRDIRLYDHHFLMLEAAASGLGVALSPRIIAADDVANGRLMAPVGFQADGTGYGLIRPSRMEVTDHVEALEKWIKKQ